The genome window GCCGGATTCGTGCGCATGCAGGGCAAGGAAGTCTTCAAGCACGCGGTCGAGCGCATGTCGTCCCTGGTTTCGGGTCTGCTGGCGGATCAGGGCCTGACGACTGACGATCTGAGCTGGCTGATTCCGCATCAGGCAAATGTCAGAATTATCAATAAAGTAGGGGAGAAGCTTAATGTATCCCCTGAAAAAGTGATCATTTCTGTCGAAGAGCATGCCAATACCTCCGCCGCAACTATTCCGCTGGCTATGAATCACGCCGTCGAGCGTCAGTTGTTCAAGCCGGGAGACCTGCTGGGGCTGACCGCCATGGGCGGCGGCTTTACCTGGGGGGCTGCGTTGATCCGCTGGTAATCCGGCGCGCGCGGCACGATTCGCATATCCAATTACTCCAGCTTTGTTGACGGGCTTCTGAGACGGGGCTAGTGTGCCCTCGTATAAAACTTTGAAATGCTTGGGGGAGTTAGGCCATGGCGGGCAAAACCGTTACCCGCGCGGAGCTGGCTGAGGCGGTGTACCAGGAGGTCGGACTGTCCCGGATCGAATCGGCTGCTCTCGTCGAGGCGATCCTGGCGGAAATGGCCGATGCACTGGTTTCGGGAGAGCCGGTGAAGATTTCGTCTTTCGGCAGTTTTTCCGTCCGCCAGAAGGGGGAGCGCATCGGTCGTAACCCGAAGACAGGTGAGGAGGTCCCGATCCTGCCGCGCCGGGTTCTGGTCTTCCGGCCCAGCCATGTGTTGAAGGATCGAATCAACCAATGACGGCACGCCCCGCGGGCGTCGCCGGGGCAGCGGTCAGGCAGTAGAGATGAGCGACCCTTCCGAGCATTCCCGTTCCGAGAAATCTGCGGACGCGTTCCGCACGATCACCGAAGTCGCGGACCTGCTGGACGTTCAGCAGCACGTTCTGCGTTTCTGGGAAACGAAGTTCACCCAGATCAAGCCGATGAAGCGGGCCGGGGGGCGGCGCTACTACCGGCCTGAGGATGTGAAACTGCTGGAGGTCATCCGGCGGCTACTGCATCAGGAAGGCTTCACCATTCGTGGCGTCCAGAAGCTGCTGCGGGAGAATGGCGTAAAGACCGTTCTGGAATGGGGTGAGGACGGCGTGCCTGTCCCGGCGCCGGAGCCGGACATTCCGGCGCGGAAATCCGCCCCGACGATCGATCCCAACGCCCTGCGCGCCCTGCGTCAGGAACTCCAGGCCGCGCGGGAAATCCTCGACCAGCCGATCCGGCCGCCTTCCTCCGAATAGGGAATTGCATCAACCGGTGTTAGGCTCTATTTAGTGCCCACCCACATCGGCGGAGCGTAGCGCAGCCTGGTAGCGCACCATACTGGGGGTGTGGGGGTCGTAGGTTCAAATCCTGCCGCTCCGACCAACAAGATCAAGGGGTTATCGGCGACGCGCCGATAGCCCCTTGTTTGTCTCTTGCTAGTGTTTTGCAGGTTTAGCTGCCCGTTTCGGGTAGCGTTGGCCAGACCCTGTTCGGTACCGGGGCCATGGCCGCCCAGCGAAACTATGGAATTGTGAACACGAAGCTTGGGTGTATCGGCTCCGTCAATGAATGGCCTCGGTGCCCATAAACAGGACGGCGAAAGTGCGTCGATCAACTACAGGCAAGATGCCTGTCGCTGCCAACCCGCTGTCTGCTAAACTCCAAATGGTGACTGCCAGGCGGGCAATTCCATCAATCTGTCATGCCACCGTTCTACCGCTGGGAACTCTGAAAGCGGTATATTGGCACCCTTGGCATATGGCAGAACGGTCGCGACGGCGAAGTCCGCGACCGTCAGGGTGTCGCCCAGCAAGTAGGCGCGGTTTTCCAGATGATCGTCGAGGATCGCTCCGTAGCGCCGCACGTACCCCAGGGCTTCCTCGACTGTTTCTTGGTCAGGAGCGCCCATGCCGAACTCCGCGCGAATGACATACTCGAAATAAAGTTGGCCCGCGTAGCGACAAAAGTGGTCGGATGCCCAACTGAACCATCTAACCACCTCGACTTGCCCGTCACCCCGGGGCCAGAGGTCGGACTCCGAACGGATCGCCAAATGGCACATGATGGCGTTCGATTCCCAGATTGTGCGGTCCCCATCGGCCAGTGCGGGAGCCTTGCCATTGGGGTTGATGGCGAGGAACTCCGGTGCGCGTTGTTCGCCCTTTTTCAGATCGAGCCGATGGAATTTAACATCCAGATCCACATGCCGCGCGACAGCGCAGGTTTTGTAGGAATTCATGGTTTCGGCATAGAAGAGTTTCATGAAGGATCTCCAGTGGGTTGAGGAAGCGGGGTACGGGCCCGGATCAATGCAGCGAGCGCTACGCCAGGCGCGGCCACGAGACCGCACAGATTGGCGGAAGACTGCAACGCCAGACCCAAAGCATCACGGACAGCGGTCACGTCGACATCCGCCACAGCCGGGCCGGTGGCTACGCCTGTCGGCAGGTCCGGAAGGTGAGGGCTGTCGGCGCGTTGCCTGTGGGAATTGCAGGACATGAAGGGGGCTCCGAGTGTTGCGAACGCTTGAACCATTCGCGTTCGCATGGCACATTCAAAATAGAAACTAAGCAGTCCTAAAAAGCAACTGAAAAGTATAGAGAGTGAATTATGGGTGGCAAGAGTTACGATGACGGATGCGCCACGGCCCATGCGATGGACCTGATCGGCAATCGCTGGGCGCTGTTGATTGTGCGTGAGCTGATGTTTGGGCCAAAGCGCTTCACCGACCTTCGCAGTGAACTGCGAAATGTCAGCCCCAACGTGCTGACCCAACGGCTGGAGGAACTGGAAGCCTCGACGATTCTGCGACGGCGCCAGTTACCACCACCTGCGGCGTCATGGGTATACGAACTGACGGAGTGGGGTCGCGAGCTAGAGGAACCAATCCTGAGCCTCGGCCGATGGGCGGCCAGATCCCCGATTCTACGACAGGGGCTGCCGATGAGTCGTGCCGGCCTGTTGCTGGCGATGCGCGCCCTTTATCACCCGAGCGAAGACGGCGGATTCTGTTTAGACCTCGACATGCCGTATGGCGCAGTGCGGGTAACCGGAACAACGACAGGGCTCAAGTATGACGAGGCAACAAGCAGTGGCGATACGTCCAACGCGGTTCTAACGGGCACTCCGGACGCCATTGACGGCATTCTGTTCGGCGGGACGGACCTGCGCCAGGCGATCTCTGAAGGGCAGCTCCGATGTGCAGGAAGTCAGGATGCCATCG of Alphaproteobacteria bacterium contains these proteins:
- a CDS encoding integration host factor subunit alpha; amino-acid sequence: MAGKTVTRAELAEAVYQEVGLSRIESAALVEAILAEMADALVSGEPVKISSFGSFSVRQKGERIGRNPKTGEEVPILPRRVLVFRPSHVLKDRINQ
- a CDS encoding helix-turn-helix domain-containing protein; this translates as MGGKSYDDGCATAHAMDLIGNRWALLIVRELMFGPKRFTDLRSELRNVSPNVLTQRLEELEASTILRRRQLPPPAASWVYELTEWGRELEEPILSLGRWAARSPILRQGLPMSRAGLLLAMRALYHPSEDGGFCLDLDMPYGAVRVTGTTTGLKYDEATSSGDTSNAVLTGTPDAIDGILFGGTDLRQAISEGQLRCAGSQDAIERFLNAFPLPQPASVS
- a CDS encoding glutathione S-transferase family protein, with translation MKLFYAETMNSYKTCAVARHVDLDVKFHRLDLKKGEQRAPEFLAINPNGKAPALADGDRTIWESNAIMCHLAIRSESDLWPRGDGQVEVVRWFSWASDHFCRYAGQLYFEYVIRAEFGMGAPDQETVEEALGYVRRYGAILDDHLENRAYLLGDTLTVADFAVATVLPYAKGANIPLSEFPAVERWHDRLMELPAWQSPFGV